In the genome of Labeo rohita strain BAU-BD-2019 chromosome 24, IGBB_LRoh.1.0, whole genome shotgun sequence, one region contains:
- the mbtps2 gene encoding membrane-bound transcription factor site-2 protease, whose translation MIPIAVVVCVMGGWCTVYLADTLLRSSSSVKNRYESWLSSNGFTLSPFHIKWHTGMFNRLFARCAHLNPHFLYIWFSAGMVFGVLAMFGSVGLLSKTLLQTLRQMMAETPEGSHEQVLQVVVPGVNLPVSQLAYFFIAILVSGVIHEFGHGVAALREQVRLNGFGMFMFVVYPGAFVDLFTTHLNLISPIQQLRIFCAGVWHNFMLCVVALSFLFLLPIFLFPLYYTGAGALVTEVVEGSPSSGPRGLFLGDLITQLEDCTVQGVQDWHSCVQHLSHNRQTGYCVHTAKLQLSWTQGRAFKRLDGTMECCGNNSLTDLCFSYSNNVESKLFACLPVRKTIEASRTCRTNTDCQTDFIPSLCLIPSLENQTRLIRVKHPPQTDMLFVGYPSHLQYSVSLTNFVPRLGFLHPDLPVMLETFCKYLVSLSGALAVVNAVPCFALDGQWMLTAFLEATLSSVIPERNNRELIGFFFLLGGSALLAANVALGLWMVTAR comes from the exons ATGATTCCCATAGCGGTGGTGGTGTGTGTGATGGGCGGCTGGTGTACTGTATATCTGGCGGACACGCTGCTGCGG TCATCCAGTTCGGTGAAGAACCGCTATGAATCCTGGTTATCCTCAAATGGATTCACTCTCTCTCCGTTCCATATTAAATGGCACACTGGCATGTTCAACCGTCTGTTTGCCAGATGTGCTCATCTCAACCCTCACTTTCTTTACATCTG GTTCAGTGCTGGTATGGTGTTCGGGGTTCTGGCGATGTTTGGCTCTGTGGGTCTCCTGAGCAAAACGTTGCTGCAGACTTTGAGGCAAATGATGGCAGAGACACCAGAGGGGTCGCATGAACAGGTCTTGCAAGTGGTG GTGCCTGGTGTGAACCTTCCTGTCAGTCAGCTGGCCTATTTTTTCATTGCCATCTTGGTCAGCGGAGTCATACATGAGTTTGGCCATGGGGTGGCAGCACTGAG GGAGCAGGTGAGGTTGAATGGTTTTGGCATGTTCATGTTTGTGGTTTATCCTGGAGCATTTGTGGACCTCTTCACCACACATCTGAACCTCATCTCTCCAATCCAGCAGCTTAGAATATTCTGTGCCG GTGTATGGCACAACTTTATGCTGTGTGTTGTGGCCCTCAGTTTCCTGTTCCTGCTGCCCATCTTCCTGTTTCCCCTTTATTACACTGGAGCAGGGGCGCTTGTCACTGAGGTGGTGGAG GGCTCCCCTTCAAGTGGACCTCGTGGGCTGTTTTTAGGAGATCTGATTACCCAGCTGGAGGACTGTACTGTTCAGGGAGTGCAAGACTGGCACAGCTGTGTTCAGCATCTATCCCATAATCGTCAGACGGGATACTGCGTTCACACTGCCAAACTGCAGCTCAGTTGGACACAAGGAAGAG CATTCAAGCGTCTCGATGGCACTATGGAATGCTGTGGGAACAACAGCTTGACAGACCTCTGCTTCTCTTATAGTAATAACGTTGAGAGCAAATTG TTTGCCTGCCTGCCGGTCAGAAAGACCATTGAAGCGAGCCGTACATGCCGTACCAACACAGACTGTCAAACAGACTTCATCCCAAGCTTGTGTTTAATCCCGTCTCTGGAGAACCAGACCAGACTGATTCGGGTCAAACACCCACCCCAAACAGACATGCTGTTTGTCGGCTACCCTTCACACCTACAATATTCAG tgaGTCTCACCAACTTCGTTCCTCGTTTGGGCTTTCTTCATCCAGACCTGCCTGTCATGCTGGAGACTTTCTGCAA ATACCTCGTCTCATTGTCTGGGGCCCTCGCGGTGGTAAACGCTGTCCCGTGTTTTGCGCTGGATGGCCAATGGATGCTCACAGCGTTTCTAGAAGCCACGTTGAGCTCTGTGATCCCAGAAAGGAATAACCGAGAGCTGATCGGCTTCTTTTTTCTTCTGGGAGGCAGCGCCCTTCTAGCGGCCAATGTGGCTCTGGGTCTGTGGATGGTCACGGCACGGTAA